Part of the Citrus sinensis cultivar Valencia sweet orange chromosome 2, DVS_A1.0, whole genome shotgun sequence genome, attgttgttCCAATTGAAAACCACAATTAAGTAgagttattttaaaagatgCTTAAAGAGCTCCCCTCCAAAGCTGCTATAATTATGGTTTAGGAATTTGGGTACATTTAACAGTGTTTATTCTGGCATCTTATACATATATATCGTGCCTTTTAAAAATCATGTGTTAATGAATTTGGTTTAATGTAAGCTAAAAAGGGAATCTCAAGCTCAAGCTCATGCTCGTGAAGCCATAAAGGTTGTCAAGGATGTTATGGAAAGAAAATTCTACCTGGTAATAcctgttatttttattgtagaaTTTCATTTGATCTATCTTGTTGcgttaataaatcacttttctttttagtatATCAATGAGTTTTGCAGGTGCTGGGTTGCACTTGTACATGATTCAAAAGAGCTAGACAAATTGCTGCTAATAGTAAGATTGCTAGCTATTTAGATCTTCCAAAATTCTCTCaaggtttttcttttctttttttcatctttctttttcttaataattatttactcacacacacacacacacacacaaaaactaaatatccatttcaattttctccatctaaattttttgttggcAAATTCCTTTACTTAATGTTTTCAACTGTTAGATTTGGAGGTATGAATGGTgccttaattgttatttttattttttctatccGGTATACAATActataatataattctttGTATAGCTAGTGCAAAATAGTTCTTTAACTCCTTATTCTTGGCTGGAATGGTTTTGACATATGATAAAGAAGCTTTATCACCAATTAATGTGGAATAAGAAATAGGAGaaaaatgagattaaaaaagaaagaaacataaccaatataaaaatctaatcTACCTCATATAAACAACTTGAATAAATGTATCTCTTACTTAAATGAATAAGTGTATCTCTTActtaaagaatattataattttactttgatTCCTAGAAATTATGGAATAttgtaatattctttaaataagactCATAAACTTATTAGGTATATATTGAATCATCTAAGTTGAATAATCTTTTAATAGTTGAATTTgcaatgaaaatttgaaagtggAAAAACTAACCCTACTGCGTGCTTGTcatagataaaaattttacttcttACACTTTATTGTCTGTTGTTAACTTAGATTAGTAAGTATGAACCTGCTTTAGCTCTGTGCTCTTGAAGATTTATAAATGCTATTTGGTTTAGATGTAAGAAAATTAAggtattattattctttttagtttatgaTGCTCATGGATTTTGCATTATAAGATGGTTGAAACTATTTGTTGCATTGCCTTTTATGATGATGGGCCATGGAATTTCTAGTGTAAAGAATGCTTGCATACTTTTAGGAATATCATCTACAATAACAGGGGAGTAACGAAaggtaaaaattgaaaatttgacttctctttaaattttttcccaAATTAAGGTAAATAATTTCGttatctttttatctttttttgtaGTGTTAGTTAGGGCAATATGAACATTGCTTGAGTCCATGCATAATCTCTTTTGCATGCATTTTTCTTCCCAAAATTGCCAATAGCGAAATGCTTGCATTTGAAAACTGCTGAAGGATTGAAATTGCTTTAGTTGATCTTTCAGCAGGTAAACTCCAAACGAAAGCATGTCATTGGATGTGTAGTTTGATGGTTGCTTGGTCGATGtcaaagatttgaaaattcatttaaaagtcGGACGAATGATATTCAGATCGATTTTGGTATTTAGTTTTTACGTGAGACTGTATACTAAACTcgaaaaaattttgtttagttGAATTGTTTGCTTTTACTGAATAAATTGTGGGTATTGATTTAGATGTCAATTATGGAAGtatggattttttaatttttaatttatatttttttagaattagttgatatatgtatatgttttGGTGCCAATTTCAATAATTCCcgccaaataattaaaatttattttatttaccgtgaaaatatatcttaaagaaatttcaattattccCATCAGATCTAATgaaaagaatcaaataattttattattccaaTTAAATATGTCATGTTTATAtgacaaataacaataatgaatGGGAAGTGTttataatagatattaatCATGCGCGAAAATTTTACATCAAAGTAACAATGATAGAATGGTGATACATAATGTGTCATGCATAACACCACATACAAAAACAGTCATCTTATTTTCTTGACACCGGAATCAATGACGATCGTTCAATTGTTATGTCATAAGGTAGATGATGGGTTATAACTGTCAtaaaagccttttttttttagtagtgTAATTTAGTCAAAGATCCTAACctttattaaagttttggAAACCTatcaaatcataaaatttaacagCACAATGTCATTATAGTATTAAACTATATGACTTAATAatgttcttaaattttaatacattcaAGATCTTGGATCTgaatatttctaatatatatatggataATTTTCCAATGAGGGATTAGGTATAAgctaaaagataagaaaaacacATGCTGCAATACATTATAGGACAAAATACATTATATCATAGAGTGTATTTTGCTTGTCGTTCAGTTTATCCCTTACTTCAATAACTTAAGGGatttcttattaaataatgaCTCTATAtgtgtgtttgtttgtttgtgtgtgtgtgagagagagagtgtgtcATATGGTGTAATactttattgaataaaaacatTATAACACCATATAGTATGATAGCAAATCCACAAATCTGTATTTAgctgtatgtatgtatatatatatatatatatatagtctaGGATCCTGGATTTTATTAAGTCCAAAAAAGCTTTTATACCATACGGTATAATATAATGggattatattattacatttgtgtaataatttttttgaactttAACAAAGTCCAGAATCCCAGATTGgataatttctattatatatttaaattctaaGGTCCAATATGATGCAAGATGtgattaatgttaaaaattgtatgtttattgaagagtaaaaatatttatttgtgcttatattataatttaaatttgtaattatgtaacatattatgaatttctaattatatttctaaatatttgattttgagcatttttttgtgtgtttattagataaaataacaatttcatgcaattcaaggctccaaacaaataaatgaatgtcaaatttggattgcAGAGGTCCAAAAAAGTTAAGTCTTTGTCAAGGAAGATTCACGTCTTTTGTTATGAAATTGTTAGTGGAATAAGTTGTTACCATGTTAAGTGTAGTAATTGTTAGTGAAATAAGTTGGGTGTGCTTgagtgaatttatttttggttcgtGGAACAAATGTATGGCCATGAATATATAAAGAGTGAATCCATaactctaattaatttatttctatagtttcacttaaattaaataacttgtAGGATGAGTAGGGTACCTTCCGGAGGTCATAATTTGGGCTACATGTGTATATTTTGGCCATATAATATACATTGTCAAAACTTACGACGAGACAAACCAAACTTAAATAGCATGTCCAGTTCTGCCTTATGTTCAAGCTTGAAATTCtacttatttctttaattattttttagttttaagatattttcttatttttttgtttcttttcagatttttaacttttttttaaataacggATTTGGGTGCAGTTTgtcttgttttcttatttggaataggaaaatgttattataaaataacattttatatttgcctattttaataaatttacgGTATTTACGATTATTATATAAAGGAGCTAAAATCCcttgttttgttaatttttagacttttcaataaaactttctttgttaaaaaattttgtttcttttatctatcgaacttttatattttcatactGTTAATTAGTATAAGAGTAGTTTTGTACCAATCGCACAACTTTTCTAGCTACCTATATCCATCCCCACCAAAACCATCACATAGGCATCCACTAACCCAAACCTGACCAAACCCACTTACAGATTCTCGTAATCAGAGCCATCGTGTGAAGCCACAAAATCTCTTGAGCTCTACCACACTAATCACTATTGATCGTTCTAGTCGTCATATTCACCATCGAGAACCACCGAACTCGCCATCCATAGTTTGTCCAATTTTGGACACCATCAAgaacaattaattataagaatcATTGTAACCAAATCAAAAGCATGACCTAAATTTAGTGTTTCGATCCACCTTTGTCGTCGCGAGCTGATCGTCACTGCTGACATTAGCTTGCTTCCAACCGCTATCTTTTCAAGATCTGACTCCATTTAGTCCCAATCACAGCCACCAGTCCCTCGTAACACCAAAAATGAGAGTTAAGctttatttatagttttgtTATTGgttctattttttatatgagaaaaaaaaagataaagatggAATATTGAGGCCCATATTATCACTTTAGCTTTAAAGAAATTCCAGATTTTGATGGTAATcttgattatatttttgaCCGAACATGCGTGATGgatgattttcttcaaactgTCTCATCAAAAGTTATTGTTTCTCATGCATCATTTAAATTGATAGGTGATGCTTTAGATTGGTGGGAAGAATTATAAGAATCAACTATTCGACAAGGACTGGATGAAATTAAAGAATGGTTTGAtataagataattaattaagactATTTTGTTCATTATAATGATGTCGAATCATTATGGTTGATCtatctgaaaattttaaagaatagtTACAACCTACCCTTGATTTGAGCATTAAGCATAATAGTATGATCACATTTGTGTAGCAAAATCAAGTTGAAGATACCACAACAAAGATTATTAGTACAAAGATGTTGAGTATTGgagaatgcatatttataaacggtaaaattatcatttcaagctccaagtctcactaacatttccacttttatatatttaaatcctttaagcttttattatatgtgttttattataatttaagtattttatgtatttcagAGATATTTTAGCCATTTCacgattaaaaaaaagtcaaacaaTAAAATGGATGACATTTTTGAACTCGGAACGGTTGAAAACCTTagaaggagcataaaaggGTATTCaacactattcacatatacagTACTATTCATAAGtacggcactgttcacatatacggtaggATGAGATGGcgttgaccgatgatgtggtaTTGACTGATAATGTGGCAGCATCCCATTGGACTaatgatgtgtcattaattgattatgtggcgttgactgatgatgtggcgttgaccgatgatgtggtaGGATGTTATTGGACCAAAATACTGATGCGGtgttgatcgatgatgtggtAACATCTTATTGGACCGAAATGCTGAAGTggtgttgactgatgacgtgttCCAACCAATCAAAGCTTACCACATGGGGCAATCCTGAACtttcaaattgtttttcatCCGATGGCTATGATTTACTTattgtatctataaatagagggctTTATCCCCCTAATTTGAAACccctgaatccattttttagCTCCATCTTGTGTTTtttacgtattttaataaaattatcattttacccttagttcaattatgagtgacTAGTTTagtttcaagcttgggttgaaggtgaagccTTAACATGATCCACGGGCTTAACTAGGTAAGTTTactttcttttcctctctgATTTATGTGGTTGTTTTGACTTATTTTCAACAAACAATATATCTTGTCTAGATTTTGCACGGTATACTAGCTCCCAAGTAAAGGATCGTTACTGTCTAGTATAATGAGCACTTTGCACTATattaattagagagaaaattttcctCTAGTATTTTGTGGGTAGCCTTGATTCAGTGTCGATAGAGAGTGTATCTAACCTTTTAAATGGTTGGTCTTACCACGTTGTCGATATAAGGGTTATTATCGTCTGGCACAACGCCACAATTAGTGGGAAGATCATTACCTTTTGCACAATAAGCGCTTGAtaccatatttattagagtgaAGATTATGAGGAGTGGAAATATCCCCCTCATGAATCAATTggaactaaaaagaaaatattaagcCCATCGTGAATGTTAAGTGTGAATTTAGAGActcaaatatttcatttgcattgttttcatctttaattcattctcaccattttattttaaatcttaaaataaaaaaatccactTCCAACCAACTTACATACAGACCTTGAAAATTAATCCTACGCATAATTAAATCTACGTTCTCTTGGGATTGACACTAATCACCGCaaaatctattctacaatagattcgtgtgcTTGcgaatacaataaaatttacacaacaaaagataaagttaattAGCAAGAACATTGCATGAGATTTGGCAAAAGACTTGAGAAGTTTAGAAGTGATTCATTTGTACAAGACTCCATCTTTTCAAAGAATTACTCATAAGGGCAAGAAAAAATGAAGCATGTAGAATTTGGTTTCTAACAGGATTGATGAGCAAGGCTACAAGATGCATTGATGCCCCACTTCAAGTTTCTTTTAAGGGGGCGAAATTGATGTAGGACATTATTTTaggattataaaattttgttattgtagatcttttgatattttctattttaattagagtcaattatattatctaccttagtttttatttctactataattatcatttaattttcctttttaagttaaattaaggAAGTAGGTTTcctctattataaatagagaggtcttcttattatttttataacttcaACTTTTGATTAATAGGTTTcctcttttataatttcctTTGGGATTATCTATCAAAATCTCTCTTATAGAGTCATTTAGATTAGAGCGTAATCTCTAATCTCACttaatgtattattaaaaatctcattaagTCGTTTGGATTAGAATGAGATTTCATCACACTTCATTTATAGTGTAAGCAAATTGCATTGACTTGGTCTAGTAGTAGAACGATATCTAGTGTTATCAATCCTAATTTCATTTCCACTACCCTGCTCCGTCaccatattttttaagaagggctggatttttttttttctagttatGTTCccaattattgttaaatacTTTTCTTGACTTATTGATTGGTTGTTTAACATTGAACCTTGTAAAAATAATGGATGCCACTAATTAGTAATAATTCACAAGAAAATATCACAACAATTCTTTTATCTTGTAATTCCACTCACTACTCTCCATTATCATATTCTATTGTAATACATAAATTgagattaaaatataaaatgcaaTTGATCAAATCTTAATAACGTCAGATAAAGCTTTCAAAAGTAACTCAAAAAACATTTTAGATAAGAGTATTGCCATGAAATTGAAATCGCGATTGTTGTGGTTTAGACATAAAATTGATTGGGATGAGTTGTAATTGTATTTGATTTTACCTTTATGGCTGAATTGAGACTTTGGGAAATTTTGATCTACAAATTAGATTTGTTGTGCTAATCTTGAAAATGCTTTAAACATGATATGCTTTTTAATATAGATGGTTTagatttgttttcaaatttaagaattttaaaagaagtttTTGAAGGTGAAAAAAATACCCAACTTGATGcacttaattatttgaaaaataaaatttgattcttTTCCAAATGTGTTGCTCatagaatattattaacaatactaGTAATAGTTGCTTCTATTGAAAGAACTTtttcaaaactaaaattgataaaaacttatttaagaTCAACCATgtcaaaagaaatattaaataaattagctaTATTATctgttgagaaaaatatattagtgaAATGAGAATATAAAAGTTTGATAGATAATTTTGCATTATAGAAAGgtagaaaattgattttaaataaataaatttttaataaaattgatatatatatttaacctcAAATTTTTTGGAAGACCTATTTAAAACAATTCACCTAAAACCCCAAAATTAGTTGAGCCGCCCCTACTCTCATGTAGTTGTCCTACTGAGCTTTTAAATTGCTGtacttaattgaattattaggCTTCTCACTGAGCTCTCATTCTCATGCTCTCATGCTATGTTAAGTACAAAATAAGCTTTCTGCTACGAAACTCTCATGCCATTGTGCTCTCATATAGCTGTGCTTAAATGACTTATTAAACTTTCTACTACTGAGCTCTCATGCTATCATGTTATTGTActtatttgacttattaaaTTTCCTACTACTGAGCTTTCATGCTATCATACTATCATAATATCATGCCTATTTAACTTTTTGCGTTTCTTGTGAAAGCAGTAATCAACCGAAGTATATCACCTATAAATATTCAAATCGAGAATAATTTTGTAATGAGAAAGTCCGGCttcaattattataaacaAAGGACCATTAGCATTTAATTTGCAAGTTCAAAGTCAAGTACAAAATcattaactcaaaaaaaaaaagatgtcgaaaattgctcgtcctgtTGGCTCTAGTTGTTGTTCGAATTACCCACTGGTTTTACACTTGGGCAAATCCCAAAGGTAATGGCAAACTAgttgttgatgcgagattctggttctcctcgttctacgaccagggtctctgctcgatcaacttcaccacgaccaggatctctcctcgtaaagcttcttctccagaggttcctgcgcacacagacaggtcagagtacgccggttgttttcccggcgcaaaccctccgatgctcaagtcagatatgaaggttcggggaacgcttgccacaaatcttatggctgttaggttgttttctctcttttagaatcaaaattgctaacccttttacctttgtttgctacctttttataggcttcctctgagtCCCGGTCTTCCGCAGTTTACGCCCGTTGTTCTCCCCACGCTCGAATGTGGATGTCCCATTATCTTCATGATGGGCGAATGGAGATGAACCTCGTGCCTTGATTCTCGGATAGGAAGGCACGTCTCGCCAACTGccgttgaccgggtctcctcgcctcgaACCCTAGCGGGAGTGACCCTATGCCTCTAGCAAGGGTTCGGCCTCGCGAATAGCATATtcgtggacgagcagaatATTCCTGCTCCTGTTCCCTTGCTACCTGGCTCTTACAGGAGACACATACTCGTAGAATTCTGCCACCAAACATCTGCTCATCACGTCTGGTCTCACCGAAGTATTTCCCTCAAACACCGATCCCCCcgtttctggtgttgggtaatgtaatggaccagcagtagaaactcAGTGGTTCTTGGTCGCGTGGGTCtggaaaaggctgccaagagtcgtgtcgcatttaattgcggatGAAGTGATGTGGCGGGAATCAGcccctccatttgaatttcaaatctaCTGTTGCAAGATTCTCGGGATATGTGTCATTAAATGCTGGCAATCCAAAAGTTTGCTCCTCAGTAAGAAAACCCAAAGTCCTTAGACGCGAACTCGTCATTCTCTCCCTTCTTGTCTCTCCGGCGAATGAACCTCGGCATTGAAGCTTTCATCCTCGCCTCTCTCTAACCGAGTCCCTACTTCaggtatttcttctattttctcgGTCTTAGTTAGTTGtagataatttcttttctctctgctTTGCTTGAGGTTGTAGTTGGCGGTGGTGTTTTGGTTAGAACTTAGGATATGTCGAAGGGTAAGGAGAAAGTCATTGAGATTGGTGACAACGAACTAGGTTTCTTGCCTAGTCTGCTCGCTGATTCTACTTTTGACCCCGGGGTCCCCTTAGAACCCACTAGGTCTAGTGTCGGGATTAGCGCTAGGAGGATGTCCCCCCAAACGACCTCCACGAGCGGAAGTAGTGGTGAATATGGACCTTCTGGCTCGGAAGACACCTTAAGTGAGGATCAAGGAGGTGATTCTGGTGAAGGATCTTCACCAGGAGCGCCGCGACCAGAGGGGCGTAGTACAGTAGGAGGTAGAGCCTCGTCGCGGGATTACGCTATTGATTACATGACCTGCACGACCACATTCAACAAGCTGGATGACCTCCGGCTCAGGTATAGCATTCCTGGTGAAACTCCTCTCAAGATCCCAGGAAAGAAGGATACACCTAGCCGGCCTCCTAGGGGATACGTTACCCTGTTTCTGGAAAGCTTTAAGTTTGGGCTAAGGTGTCCCTTGCAGCCTTACTTTGCCCGGATACTTAACGGGCTAAATCTGGCTCCTGGTCAGCTGAACCCCAGTGGGTGGAGAGTgctctctggtctgttcatattgtgggacagatgttgccaaagcgagcccacggttgatgaggtgaagcacCTGTACCAGCTGAAGAGCAGCCCTAAAGATGCCGACTGGTACTACTTCCAATCTAGTACCAAGAGCAGGAAACCCATAACTGATCTTccaactggtggtggtgggacttggaagaggaaattcttttttgctgggggtccTTGGGGTCAAGTTGCACAAATAGATGGGAAGGATTGTCGCGTCCCACCCCGTTTTACggtcccaggttgcctgctcgcTTTAGATGTCTTGTATCCATAATTGTTCTTGCTGTATTGGTTTGTCTCTAACCAAGTGTCTGTTTGTGCTGTAGTTTCTTGGGGTGTTCATTTCCCGCTCAAATCTGACCAACTCAAAAGGGTCGAGGCCGTATTGGTTAATTCCTGCCCGAGTCGAGAGTTGTTAACCACCTACAACCTGCTCAAGTCTCGTTTGGTGCCCCCTGGCCATAAGATGGAGGACGCAGTGATTGGAGCTCTGACCAGGAAACGTTCTCGGCCTCCAACAACCAAGCGGGACCAGAACAAAGATGCTCCTGCTACGAAGCGAAAGAACATCGTGCAGCAGGTTCCTCCCTTGCAGGCTCTTCCTCCTACTCCTGCTAAAGTCGGGGAATCTTGTGGAGCAGCCACTGATCCTGCTTCCTCTTCTCCACCTGTCGCACCTCGGTCTTGCTTACCTGACAACTGAGCAGAACACTTGGTCCCCTATCTCAATGAGTTGTCTAAACTCGTGAGCAAGAAGGACCTGGAGGACTTTGACGGTTGTACCCTGGGCGAGCTGGTGGGAGCCATGCAGTATAGCGCTTTCTATCTCAGTTGCATGACCACCTACTATAAGGCCAAGGTTGGCCGTTACGacaggaagatgaaggaggacaTTCAATCGGCGGCGACCAGAGCTGACGTTGTCGAAAAGAAAGCGGGGGAGCTAAACGTTGAGAACCTCAAGCTGATAGAGCAAGAATCTCTTActcaagcaaaagccattacCCTCAAGGAAGAGCTGACCAAGGTCAAGGAGGATCTGCAAAGGCAGAAGGCTATGTATgaggctcagctcgaatctctCCGCAATTCCCACCGAGCTCAGGTCGAGACCTTGGAGAGGGAGGCCGAGAACCAAtacgaccagggacttcggcattcctaTCGTTGCATTATGGCCGTCCTCGGGAAGCAGCATCCTgatctgaagatggatgaTCTTGCAGCTGGTGTTGCTCAACATATGGACGAGGAAGCGGCCAAGAAAGATGCCGAAGGGATAGAGCCAATCGTGATTGAGGAGGAAAGTTCTCCTCCTCGTTCAGTCCCTACTGACGTTGGCGAAGTGAGCACCCCTGCTGTCGTTACCGAGGCGAGCACCGCCCCGGACGCAACTGG contains:
- the LOC127900285 gene encoding uncharacterized protein LOC127900285, with the protein product MSKGKEKVIEIGDNELGFLPSLLADSTFDPGVPLEPTRSSVGISARRMSPQTTSTSGSSGEYGPSGSEDTLSEDQGGDSGEGSSPGAPRPEGRSTVGGRASSRDYAIDYMTCTTTFNKLDDLRLRYSIPGETPLKIPGKKDTPSRPPRGYVTLFLESFKFGLRCPLQPYFARILNGLNLAPGQLNPSGWRVLSVSWGVHFPLKSDQLKRVEAVLVNSCPSRELLTTYNLLKSRLVPPGHKMEDAVIGALTRKRSRPPTTKRDQNKDAPATKRKNIVQQVPPLQALPPTPAKVGESCGAATDPASSSPPVAPRSCLPDN